The following is a genomic window from Acinetobacter sp. SAAs474.
ATGCTAAAATTTTTTATCATGAAAAATATGCTTTAAGGAGTACTCAACATGTCAACCATACTTGGAGATAAAATTAAAAAACTCAGAAAAGGTAAAAATTTGACTTTAGAAGGTCTTGCAAAAAAAGCGAACATTAGCAAAAGTTATTTGTGGGAACTTGAAAACAATGATGCAAAGAAACCATCCGCTGAGATATTGGCTCAAATTGCAGAACATCTTGACGTTACAACAGATTTTCTTTTAGAAAAAGATGATCGTGAACCCACAGAAATTGATAGCGATAATTCTTTTTTTAGAAACTATAAAAATTTAGAGTCGAGTCAAAAAGCACAGCTTAGGGATATTATGAATGTTTTGAAGCAAGCGGGGAATAAAAATGACTGAAACAGTCTGGACTCCCTATAAAGCATCAACGAAAATAAATAAAATGCTTGATACGATTTATCCTCATTCAATTGAGCGATTTCCAGTTGACCTAGAGTTTTTGGCAAAAAATATACATACGCTTTTTAACTGGAATGATCCTATATCTCAAGTTGAATCTGCGAATGTTGATCGATTTGAAGGGGTTCTTTTTAAAAATAACAATAACAGTTGGACGCTACTTTACAATAATACGATCCCTTCCAAAGAAAGGATTCGTTTCACGCAAGCTCATGAAATTGGACATTATGTTCTTCATAGAACTCAACAAGAAGAGTTCATGTGTTCAGAACAAATTATTCGAGAATTTGATGATGATCAAATCAACATAGAAGATCAAGCAAACCTATTTGCGTCTAATCTACTTGTACCTATTCGAGATTTTAGAAAAATTACAGAACAGCAAGTTTTTTCCTTCGATTTTCTCAGTTTTTGCACCAATCGCTATGGTGTTTCATTGGAAGCCATTTTGATTAAATGGCTGGAATTAACTGATGAAAATATGGTGGCAATTATTTCTATTGATGGTTTTATGAAATGGTCTTATTCAAGTAAAAGAGCATATCGGGCAAAAGCTGTATTTCCCACGCGGAAGAAAATTATTCAAATTCCTGAAAAATCTCTTTGTGCCAATCATTTAACCCCAAATTGTTTAGAAGGTTCTCTTGTTCAAACAAATATTTGGTTTGAGGGTGCAGCACCTCATGGTTATTTGACAGAATATAAACTTTTAACTGAAAGCCTTGATCGTATTATTACTATTTTAAAACTTCCTCGTGATGAGGAACTTTGGTATTGTTCAAACCAAAATTAGTTATAACAATATAAAGTATTTCGTATTTTTAATATTTTTATCAGTAGGCTTTAAATAAATAAGAGCGTAAGTAAATCTTGGATCTTCTGTATCCATATAAGAAATATCTTCAACCTGATAGGCATGACGATAATTTTTAAGGGGTATCAGTTTGAAGTTTGGTGCTGACATGATGGTTCCTAGAAGTCCCCCAGAATTTTATTGATCTATTATTTCTCAATACTTAATTTAAAAAAATTTAGTAGCTATCCAAAGCTAATTGAATGGCTACTTTAAAAATTTATTGTAAATCAATTAGGTATTTAACTACTAAACCTAAAGCAAACCCTAATAGTGGGGGAACTGCATTACCAACCTGAGTATATTGGGGAACTTCAAATTTCCTCATTTGACCACCAGTCGTTACCTTAGATAAAAACTTAAAGTTGTCTGGAAAAGATTGTACTCGAGCCATTTCTCGAACAGTGAGTGTTCTTAAATCACAGTAATGACAAGCATCATCAGGAATAGACAAAGCCGCAGGTGCAGGTTGATGCGCGACTAAAGCCTTCTGTGTTTGTTTCTTTGTCTGATGTGCCTGTAAATACTGTACAAACTCAGGTTTATTCGAAAAATTAATCGATTGGCCTTCTTCATTTAAAAAGGTTAAATTTTTTAATTCATCAAATGCGTTATCAGAAAGTAAAAGGGTTAAGCCTTTTAAGATCTGCTGTACTTCTTTTTTCGTACTAGAAGAAACCAAGTTTAAATTTTGGTATAACTTAAAACGCTTTTTGACATGAGCACCATTCGTTCTAAGATCATAATTATTTAAGCTCTTATGTTTATTCAACAAAGGATTGAACAGCGTATCTAGTTTCTTTACATATTTAGATCTTGGCTGGTGATTTTCTATAGATAAATCTTGTATCGCATCAGCTACGGAGAATTCTTGGCCCTTATAGGCAATTAATGGTTCAAGAAAGGTGCCATGAAAAAACGTTGTATCTTTATCGACATCAAAATACTTTAAGTGCCCATATTCTAAATCAGTATTTAACTGAACTTTTTCAAAAAACTGATAGCTGTGCTTTAGGATGTCTTGCTCTTTTTTATTTAATTTTTGAATGATGTTAGCGTAAATATCAGCACGAACACCTAGAAGAATAAATCGTGGGCGGTTCTGTGCAACCCCTGTATATTTTGCATTTACATGTAAGCATAATGGGACATAATTAATTTTTGAAAAAGCCTTGGCAACCTCATACCAGGCATAGAATTGCCCAGCCTCTGTATTAAAAGCTCTTAAAATCCCAGAAACATTTTCTAGCAATACAAATTTAGGATTTGTTAGCTCCACAAACTTGGCAAATTCCCAAGGTAAGGTGTTTCTTTCATTTCCTAATTGTCTTAATCCAGCCATGCTAAAGCTTTGACATGGAGGCCCACCAGAAACTAAATCTAAACCACCTTCTAGATGCTGATCCTGTATTTGTCTTAATAATTCAGGTTGTTGTTGTAATAATTTATTAAGTTCTACAATGCTACCAACCAGTAGTTTTTTATTAAGCTGGGTATTTTGATCTAAGTCACTAAAGCCGCCATCCACTATAGATGGATAGGTTCTAGGATTTTCTCTTAGTCTTTTTGACATTTCATGTTTAGGAAAATTGGAATTAATCCAAAGCGTATGCTTTGTTGCTTTTTCATCTAAACTTTCATTAAAGAAGTTATACGCAAAGGTTTCGGCTGCCATTGGTGATAACTCATTAGCAATAACTAAGTTATGCCCTGAAGCTTCTAAGCCAAGAGATAGACCACCACAACCCGCAAATAACTCGATATAGTTCAACTACAGTGCCTTAATTTTAAAATATCATGGCATTTTAAAGTACACTCATCCTAAAGTCCAGGCATTTATACGATTTAATATGAATCAGCGAACACCTATTAAACTCAACACTGAACAAACAGAACTTTCATTAAAAAATAGAAAATATCTTGCTCAAAATGGTATTGATTACGGTTTGTTATCCATTACACAAACTGGCCTTAATAAATCGATTATGGATGCCATAGGTTCTTTGCGAACATACCTGAAAGAGAACCAGTACCACAATTATTCTGAACAAAAACAAGGAACAAATTATAAAATATTAAAACCATGCCAATTGGTAATATCTGATACCAACACCCAAGATCAAAAAGTTAGCCTATATCGTCCTGAAACAAAATCAGGAGATCCAAGAATTTGGATTTATGGATTAAAAAATGTAGCTGGACCAGGTGACGAACTGGCACTAATTATTGATAAGGGTGACTTGTACGCTTTTAATATCTCAAAATTAGATCTGACCCATAATCAAATCTTAAATAAGATCATTCATGACTATGAAGAAACAGCGATGGAGCTACTTAGTCTATTAGAAAACTTAAGTAAAAAAGGAAGATTACAATCAGTTATGTCTGGTCGGCATGATACAGCGATAGGCAGAACAATTGAGCATGTTTTAGGTATTCCAATTAATTCTTCACCTTTTCCAGATTATAAAGGGATTGAACTAAAATCTGGTCGTCTAAATAAAGTTTCAAACCGTACAAATTTATTCGCTCAAGTCCCAGACTGGTCAATAAGCACATTAAAAAGTAGTAAAGAAATCGTTGATAAATATGGTTATGAGCGTGGTGATGATTTAAAACTATATTGTACGATTAAGACACATGCATATAATCCTCAAGGTCTTGGCTTTGAAGTGGATTTTGAACAAGATCGACTTAATGAGCTACACATAACAGATGGGCCGGTGGTTAGTTGGCTAGGTGATACCCTTAGAAATAAGTTATTGGAAAAGCATAGAGAAACTTTTTGGATCAAGGCCAATTCAGATATAGAAAATGGTAATGAATTTTTTACATTGAGTTCTATTACACATACTAAAAATCCTGTTTCGAGCCAGTTTCTTGTACTTATGGAACAAGGAATAATTACCATGGATCATTTAATCAAACGTAAAGATAAAACTGGAAAAACAAGCGAAAAAGGGCCTTTATTTAAAATAAAACCTGAACACTTAAGTTTAATTTTTCCTGAGCCAAAGCATTACAGTCTATAGCCGTTCTTGGGTTGAGATTTAACATAAAATCTCTTATGCGAGATTAAAAAAAAACCCCAAGCTATGACTTGGGGTTTTTAATTAATAAGGTAAAACTTCCGATACTGGAACACCGATCTCTATAAGTTTTTGTGCGGTATCGTATGAAATCGTGCATTTCAAGCCATAGTACTGCATCCAGTATTTTCCCTCTTTCGCGTACTTAATAGGTACTAGAATGAGTTCTTTATATTCTTCAGGTGAAAGACTTAGAAGGAAATTACCTTCTAAGTTTAAAAGGGAACCTATTTCAGTTTCATCAATCTCTATTTCAACCATTACATTCTCCAAAATTACCCTTTCTTCGCTCGTTGTGAGTAAGATTTTTACCTAATAAAAAAAATTAAAATTCATTGGCTTTAATATCCCATTCCTCATATGGAATGAAATAAAAACGCTCTAATAAACCTGTAGGTGTTGGGATGACCTTTCCCTTAAAAATAATTTTTTCAATTCGGTAAAAAAGTCTTCCTAATCGGGGGGCTAACTTCTCAGGACAAACATAAATCACCTCATCAATGACCCCTTTCGAGATCATTTCGGCATAGTTCGCCAAAATTTCAACATAACGTTTTGGCGTTTTGACAGTCCGTTCTAACTCAATAGCGATTTTTCGACTTTTGGGAGAGCATGCAACTGCATCTGGAACTTGCACCCATGTAGAACGGCTCTCATTTGCTTTCTTAAGCAGCCTAGAGCTACTTTCCCATCTAAGCCAGCCTGACCTAAGTGCTATTGCCTTAACACGCTGTAGAGCCAAACTATGCTCCATCGTGACGGGTTTCACACGACCTACCTCAAAAAACCGTAACAGCTCATTTTTTGGTATGACCAAAAATGCACCCGTTGGTGTTAAGCCCCAAACTGATAGCTTCCTTTCGCTTAATGGCACTGCCACTTGATGAGATTTAATTAACTGTTTAACCTCCATAGCACGAAGTATTCTTTGCATGCCGTTCGGTGTCATATTCAGAACTAAAGCCAGTATCTTAGAGGTGCTGTACCCCTCATCTAATAAAAATGAAAGAATCGTATGTTCTTTAGCTGCCCTTATTTCTCTTTGTTCAACTCTTGATGCAATTAAATTAGACATGAATCAACTCAACTCAGGAAAAATAAGCGTTGAACCAGAATCTAATTTTTTAGGAGTATCATCCTCTTCAAAACGCATCATCTTCTTAGTATCCGCATGTTTTTCAACCATAACAGGATAAACAGACGCAACCTTTGCAAGCCCATTCCCAAAAAGCACACCAGTATTTCTAGGCAGAGATAACATCATATTGAAATCAATAAAGTTTCGTTCTGCCTGACGAATCTGCTTTTCACCCACCACGCGATTACTCAGACTGATTGTTGTTTCAATATTTCGAGCCTCATCATCAATTAAAATTTTCCCAGACAAATCTGAAAAATATTGAGCTGTTTCCGTATCTACAGCACGATATGTAAACTTAAGAGGACAATTCGTTAAAACAGCACCTTCAAAGGCTTTTGCATCCATGTTTTGCGGTACATCCCTTAAATCTGAAAGACTTTGATGAGCCAAAATAAAATGCAGACCTTTATCTCGAATAATCTTAATAGCATCCCCGAATATTTTTGAGTTTTGGAAAGAAAGCTCATCTAAAGAAATACAAACTTGTGTAGGCGTTTCAGTATTGTCTCGCTCACTCACGATTTGAATAAATCGAGCCAATATCATTCTTTGTGCCATCACGTTTTTGGGATCTTCCCAATCTCCCGCGATATAAACCACATGACCTTTTTCAATGACCTCTTTTAAAGACAGACCTTGCTTTGCGTTAATCGCATCAACTTCGGCAAGTTCTTCTAAATCATCAGCAAAACCATCAGCCTCTTGATCTTGAATGTACTGACCATATAAGGAACTCAGCTCTCTTAAGGTCATATTTTCTTCATAATTCTTTGCAATAAATCTTGCCATTTTCCGACTCTTCGTTCGGAAATAGTCGGCATTACTATCATTCTTTTCCAAGTTCAAAAGCCTAACCAAAAGATTGACCTTTTGAGCAATCGTCGCGTCTTGAAGAATATTAATTTGAGGCACAGGTGAACAAAGATTTATGAAGTAAAAAGGTACTCCCATATTTTGAGCCGCTTGCCTCAGTACATGCGCAGTCCACTCATCACCACCTTGTTTAGGATCAAAATGAATCAACGTTTCTCCTTTTAAAATGGCCTGATATCCTAACGATGCCAACTCCACACTTTTGCCAAAACCAGATGCGCCCGTAATTTGTAGATGTGGAAGATTTTTACTCTCATACATAATGGGTAAACCATCAGCCCCTATACCAAAAAACCACCCATCTTTTTTAAAATACGGTACAGGATCATATTCCAATATCTCTGTAAAGCTCTCATCAATCGTTCTGATATCTGATCTCGCATCTCGCTGAGTTCCAGATTTTTGTGTGACCGTTGCTTTTACTTTCTCAAGTGAAGGAGTAAAAATACGATCCATTAAAATACAAATAAAAAAACCTAAGGTACTGAATCCTAAGAAAATAATAAGCTCTGCACCAGTAACTTTTTTCCAATAATAAGCATTTACCCACAATACAAAAAAAGTGATTAAGAACAATATTGTTAAGTAAGAAACCAACCTTTCTAAGAGTTTAGAAATTGAGCTTACTGATTGACCAAAATTAAATGAAATAAATATCAATATTCCAGTGATTAAAGAAATTACGTGTGCATACCTATATTCAAAAAATTTACTTAATCCTCTAGAAATATCTGGAATGAAAAAGTAAGAAAAAACCAAAATCAAAAAAACTATAAATGCTTTCATGACACTTCAATAAAAAAAATAAAAATATAGTAATTAAAATCAATTAAAATAAAGGCAAAATATTACTTAATTAAAAAGGATTTTCATTTATTTAAAATATTATTAAAAATCATATGCTTAGT
Proteins encoded in this region:
- the mobC gene encoding MobC family replication-relaxation protein, producing MSNLIASRVEQREIRAAKEHTILSFLLDEGYSTSKILALVLNMTPNGMQRILRAMEVKQLIKSHQVAVPLSERKLSVWGLTPTGAFLVIPKNELLRFFEVGRVKPVTMEHSLALQRVKAIALRSGWLRWESSSRLLKKANESRSTWVQVPDAVACSPKSRKIAIELERTVKTPKRYVEILANYAEMISKGVIDEVIYVCPEKLAPRLGRLFYRIEKIIFKGKVIPTPTGLLERFYFIPYEEWDIKANEF
- a CDS encoding helix-turn-helix transcriptional regulator, producing MSTILGDKIKKLRKGKNLTLEGLAKKANISKSYLWELENNDAKKPSAEILAQIAEHLDVTTDFLLEKDDREPTEIDSDNSFFRNYKNLESSQKAQLRDIMNVLKQAGNKND
- a CDS encoding DNA cytosine methyltransferase — its product is MNYIELFAGCGGLSLGLEASGHNLVIANELSPMAAETFAYNFFNESLDEKATKHTLWINSNFPKHEMSKRLRENPRTYPSIVDGGFSDLDQNTQLNKKLLVGSIVELNKLLQQQPELLRQIQDQHLEGGLDLVSGGPPCQSFSMAGLRQLGNERNTLPWEFAKFVELTNPKFVLLENVSGILRAFNTEAGQFYAWYEVAKAFSKINYVPLCLHVNAKYTGVAQNRPRFILLGVRADIYANIIQKLNKKEQDILKHSYQFFEKVQLNTDLEYGHLKYFDVDKDTTFFHGTFLEPLIAYKGQEFSVADAIQDLSIENHQPRSKYVKKLDTLFNPLLNKHKSLNNYDLRTNGAHVKKRFKLYQNLNLVSSSTKKEVQQILKGLTLLLSDNAFDELKNLTFLNEEGQSINFSNKPEFVQYLQAHQTKKQTQKALVAHQPAPAALSIPDDACHYCDLRTLTVREMARVQSFPDNFKFLSKVTTGGQMRKFEVPQYTQVGNAVPPLLGFALGLVVKYLIDLQ
- a CDS encoding type IV secretory system conjugative DNA transfer family protein, which translates into the protein MKAFIVFLILVFSYFFIPDISRGLSKFFEYRYAHVISLITGILIFISFNFGQSVSSISKLLERLVSYLTILFLITFFVLWVNAYYWKKVTGAELIIFLGFSTLGFFICILMDRIFTPSLEKVKATVTQKSGTQRDARSDIRTIDESFTEILEYDPVPYFKKDGWFFGIGADGLPIMYESKNLPHLQITGASGFGKSVELASLGYQAILKGETLIHFDPKQGGDEWTAHVLRQAAQNMGVPFYFINLCSPVPQINILQDATIAQKVNLLVRLLNLEKNDSNADYFRTKSRKMARFIAKNYEENMTLRELSSLYGQYIQDQEADGFADDLEELAEVDAINAKQGLSLKEVIEKGHVVYIAGDWEDPKNVMAQRMILARFIQIVSERDNTETPTQVCISLDELSFQNSKIFGDAIKIIRDKGLHFILAHQSLSDLRDVPQNMDAKAFEGAVLTNCPLKFTYRAVDTETAQYFSDLSGKILIDDEARNIETTISLSNRVVGEKQIRQAERNFIDFNMMLSLPRNTGVLFGNGLAKVASVYPVMVEKHADTKKMMRFEEDDTPKKLDSGSTLIFPELS
- a CDS encoding MvaI/BcnI family restriction endonuclease, coding for MNQRTPIKLNTEQTELSLKNRKYLAQNGIDYGLLSITQTGLNKSIMDAIGSLRTYLKENQYHNYSEQKQGTNYKILKPCQLVISDTNTQDQKVSLYRPETKSGDPRIWIYGLKNVAGPGDELALIIDKGDLYAFNISKLDLTHNQILNKIIHDYEETAMELLSLLENLSKKGRLQSVMSGRHDTAIGRTIEHVLGIPINSSPFPDYKGIELKSGRLNKVSNRTNLFAQVPDWSISTLKSSKEIVDKYGYERGDDLKLYCTIKTHAYNPQGLGFEVDFEQDRLNELHITDGPVVSWLGDTLRNKLLEKHRETFWIKANSDIENGNEFFTLSSITHTKNPVSSQFLVLMEQGIITMDHLIKRKDKTGKTSEKGPLFKIKPEHLSLIFPEPKHYSL
- a CDS encoding ImmA/IrrE family metallo-endopeptidase, whose translation is MTETVWTPYKASTKINKMLDTIYPHSIERFPVDLEFLAKNIHTLFNWNDPISQVESANVDRFEGVLFKNNNNSWTLLYNNTIPSKERIRFTQAHEIGHYVLHRTQQEEFMCSEQIIREFDDDQINIEDQANLFASNLLVPIRDFRKITEQQVFSFDFLSFCTNRYGVSLEAILIKWLELTDENMVAIISIDGFMKWSYSSKRAYRAKAVFPTRKKIIQIPEKSLCANHLTPNCLEGSLVQTNIWFEGAAPHGYLTEYKLLTESLDRIITILKLPRDEELWYCSNQN